One region of Xyrauchen texanus isolate HMW12.3.18 chromosome 11, RBS_HiC_50CHRs, whole genome shotgun sequence genomic DNA includes:
- the LOC127651983 gene encoding GTPase IMAP family member 4-like translates to MTSAHKVSDLRIILLGKTGAGKSATGNSILGRDAFEENNIMCEKQKGVVGGKTIAVVDTPGLFNTSITEDQLKAEIENCMVMSAPGPHVFLLVIKLGVGFTKEERDTVKWIQENFGEEALGRTIILFTHTDLLKDYSLDEYIRKSKYLPEIVDSCGGRYHSFNNEDKSNQGQVSDLLQKIKKLIEENGMRYYTHEMFKTTQQNRNTTEITWKDRMKLPKVPLGLCLIVLIGCVLLGTHYLKKEQEQKKQQLITELRHNKQEQQQLKEKLTKKEQEYQKLKNDLKEKVQEEQQLKNDITQKEQEYQKLKNDLKEKVQEEQQLKNDITQKEQEEQKLKNDIIQKEQEYQKLKNDLKEKVQEEQQLKNDITQKEQEEQQLKNDIIQKEQEEQQLKNDIIQRKQEKLMLKKELQQKEEGKQKLKNELLQKEEGKQKLKNELLQKEEEKQMLKNELLQKEEEKQMLKNELLQKEDEKQMLKNELLQKEDEELQLEKVLLQNEQDKQQLKKELQQKELEEKQLEKELLHYEKEQQVKQQ, encoded by the exons ATGACTTCAGCACATAAAG TATCTGATCTGAGGATCATTCTATTGGGTAAGACTGGAGCTGGAAAAAGTGCCACAGGGAACTCCATCCTGGGCAGAGATGCATTTGAAGAGAACAATAtaatgtgtgagaaacagaaaggAGTGGTGGGTGGAAAGACCATCGCTGTAGTTGACACTCCGGGACTATTTAATACATCTATTACTGAAGATCAGTTGAAGGCTGAAATTGAGAACTGTATGGTGATGTCTGCTCCTGGTCCACATGTGTTTCTGCTGGTGATCAAACTGGGAGTGGGATTCACAAAAGAAGAGAGGGACACAGTGAAATGGATTCAAGAGAACTTTGGAGAAGAGGCTTTGGGGCGTACCATCATTCTGTTCACTCACACTGATCTGCTAAAGGATTACTCTTTAGATGAGTACATTAGGAAAAGCAAATATTTACCAGAAATAGTTGATAGTTGTGGTGGCAGATATCACTCATTCAACAATGAGGACAAAAGCAATCAAGGTCAGGTGTCAGATCTGTTGCAAAAGATCAAAAAATTGATAGAGGAAAATGGAATGAGGTATTACACTCATGAGATGTTTAAAACAACTCAACAGAACAGAAACACAACAGAAATTACATGGAAGGACAGAATGAAGCTGCCAAAAGTTCCACTTGGTTTGTGCTTAATTGTATTAATAGGATGTGTATTACTAGGAACACATTATCTGAAAAAGGAGCAAGAACAGAAGAAGCAGCAACTGATAACGGAGCTCCGACATAATAAACAAGAGCAGCAGCAGCTGAAAGAGAAGCTCACAAAGAAGGAACAGGAATATCAGAAGCTGAAAAATGATTTAAAAGAGAAAGTACAGGAAGAGCAGCAGCTGaaaaatgacatcacacagaagGAACAGGAATATCAGAAGCTGAAAAATGATTTAAAAGAGAAAGTACAGGAAGAGCAGCAGCTGaaaaatgacatcacacagaagGAACAGGAAGAGCAGAAGCTGAAAAATGACATCATACAGAAGGAACAGGAATATCAGAAGCTGAAAAATGATTTAAAAGAGAAAGTACAGGAAGAGCAGCAGCTGaaaaatgacatcacacagaagGAACAGGAAGAGCAGCAGCTGAAAAATGACATCATACAGAAGGAACAGGAGGAGCAGCAGCTGAAAAATGACATCATACAGAGGAAACAGGAGAAGCTGATGCTGAAAAAGGAGCTCCAACAGAAGGAAGAGGGGAAGCAGAAGCTGAAAAATGAGCTCCTACAGAAGGAAGAGGGGAAGCAGAAGCTGAAAAATGAGCTCCTACAGAAGGAAGAGGAGAAGCAAATGCTGAAAAATGAGCTCCTACAGAAGGAAGAGGAGAAGCAAATGCTGAAAAATGAGCTCCTACAGAAGGAAGATGAGAAGCAAATGCTGAAAAATGAGCTCCTACAAAAGGAAGATGAGGAGCTGCAGCTGGAAAAGGTGCTTCTACAGAATGAACAGGATAAGCAGCAGCTGAAAAAGGAGCTCCAACAGAAGGAACTGGAGGAGAAGCAGCTGGAAAAGGAGCTCTTACATTATGAGAAGGAGCAACAGGTGAAGCAGCAATAG